From a region of the Mycolicibacterium sp. MU0050 genome:
- a CDS encoding ATP-dependent DNA helicase, which translates to MTVGDSEQAGTLELLAEAVAALGGTERAGQVEMAQAVARAFATGEHLAVQAGTGTGKSLAYLVPALAAAISADRDASRGAVVVSTATIALQRQLVDRDLPRLAEALASKLPRKPRFALLKGRGNYLCLNKIHSGAGEPDAAEAAQDELFEPFAATALGREVQRLTAWSSETETGDRDELKPGVTERAWAQVSVSARECIGVSRCPYGTDCFSEKARGTAGLADVVVTNHALLSIDAIADAAVLPEHDLLVVDEAHELVDRVTAVATGELTPALLTVAQRRSARLIGPELATRLEAAGATFTSAIHDAEPGRIDHLDDELATYLTTLRDAAHAARSAINPTPGDPQAAAARAEAVAGLSDIADTATRVLESFGPPLTERTDVVWLAHEDNRGSVRPVLRVAPLSVAGLLRSRLFATTTTVLTSATLTVGGSFDSMAAAWGLTRARTQEPDNTADAKSPPWRGIDVGSPFQHDKAGILYVAKKLPPPGRDGAGSSEQLTEIEELITAIGGRTLGLFSSMRAARAASEAMRERLETPVLCQGEESTSTLIEQFAADPATSLFGTLSLWQGVDVPGPSLSLVLIDRIPFPRPDDPLLTARQRSIAARGGNGFMAVSASHAALLLAQGAGRLLRRADDRGVVAVLDSRMATARYAGYLRASLPPFWSTTDPAAVRQALTRLRATLAGN; encoded by the coding sequence ATGACGGTCGGCGATTCCGAGCAGGCCGGCACCCTGGAACTCCTTGCCGAGGCGGTCGCCGCCCTCGGCGGCACGGAGCGCGCCGGGCAGGTCGAGATGGCCCAGGCGGTGGCCCGCGCGTTCGCCACCGGCGAGCACCTCGCGGTGCAGGCCGGCACCGGAACCGGGAAATCCCTGGCGTATCTGGTGCCGGCGCTGGCGGCGGCCATCTCCGCGGACCGCGACGCCTCCCGGGGTGCGGTCGTCGTGTCCACGGCCACCATCGCCCTGCAACGCCAACTCGTCGACCGCGACCTGCCCCGCCTGGCCGAGGCACTCGCATCGAAGCTACCGCGCAAACCGCGCTTTGCGCTGCTCAAAGGTCGCGGAAATTACCTGTGCCTGAACAAGATCCACAGCGGAGCTGGTGAGCCCGATGCCGCCGAGGCCGCGCAGGACGAGCTGTTCGAGCCGTTCGCGGCCACCGCGCTCGGGCGCGAGGTGCAGCGGCTCACCGCGTGGTCGTCGGAGACCGAGACCGGCGACCGCGACGAGCTCAAGCCCGGCGTCACCGAGCGGGCCTGGGCCCAGGTCAGCGTGTCGGCCCGGGAATGCATCGGCGTGTCGCGATGCCCCTACGGCACCGACTGTTTCTCCGAGAAGGCTCGCGGCACAGCCGGTTTGGCCGACGTCGTCGTCACCAATCACGCGCTGCTGTCCATCGACGCCATCGCCGATGCCGCCGTGCTGCCCGAGCACGACCTGCTGGTCGTCGACGAGGCCCACGAGCTGGTCGACCGGGTCACCGCGGTCGCCACCGGGGAACTGACCCCGGCACTGCTCACGGTGGCCCAGCGGCGCAGCGCGCGGCTGATCGGGCCGGAGCTCGCCACCCGACTCGAAGCCGCCGGCGCCACCTTCACCTCGGCGATCCACGACGCCGAACCGGGTCGCATCGACCACCTCGACGACGAGCTGGCCACGTATCTGACCACCCTGCGCGACGCCGCGCACGCCGCGCGCTCGGCGATCAACCCGACCCCGGGCGATCCCCAGGCCGCCGCGGCCCGCGCCGAGGCCGTCGCCGGGCTCAGCGACATCGCCGACACCGCGACCCGCGTCCTCGAATCGTTCGGGCCGCCGCTGACCGAACGCACCGATGTCGTCTGGCTGGCCCACGAGGACAACCGCGGATCGGTACGCCCGGTGCTGCGGGTGGCGCCGCTGTCGGTGGCGGGCCTGCTGCGCTCGCGCCTGTTCGCCACGACCACCACGGTGTTGACGTCGGCGACGCTGACCGTCGGCGGCAGCTTCGACTCGATGGCCGCCGCGTGGGGATTGACCCGCGCGCGGACCCAGGAACCCGACAACACCGCGGACGCGAAAAGTCCCCCGTGGCGCGGGATCGACGTCGGCTCACCGTTCCAGCACGACAAGGCCGGCATCCTCTACGTCGCCAAGAAGCTGCCCCCACCCGGCCGCGACGGTGCCGGGTCCAGCGAACAGCTCACCGAGATCGAGGAGTTGATCACCGCCATCGGCGGCCGGACCCTGGGCCTCTTCTCCTCGATGCGCGCCGCCCGCGCGGCCTCCGAGGCCATGCGCGAGCGGCTGGAAACCCCGGTGCTGTGCCAGGGCGAGGAATCCACCTCGACGTTGATCGAGCAGTTCGCCGCCGACCCGGCCACCTCGCTGTTCGGCACGCTGTCGCTGTGGCAGGGCGTCGACGTCCCGGGGCCGTCGCTGTCGCTGGTCCTCATCGACCGGATCCCGTTCCCGCGGCCGGACGACCCGCTGCTGACCGCGCGGCAGCGCTCGATCGCCGCGCGCGGCGGCAACGGCTTCATGGCGGTCTCGGCCTCCCATGCCGCGCTGCTGTTGGCCCAGGGCGCCGGCCGGTTGCTGCGCCGCGCCGACGACCGCGGCGTGGTGGCGGTGCTGGACTCGAGGATGGCCACCGCTCGCTACGCCGGGTATCTGCGGGCCTCGCTGCCACCGTTCTGGTCGACCACCGACCCCGCCGCGGTGCGCCAGGCGTTGACGCGGCTGCGCGCGACATTGGCCGGCAACTGA
- a CDS encoding P1 family peptidase — MAAGSITDVAGILVGHHQRIDPDVTLGSGWACGTTVVLTPPGTVGAVDVRGGAPGSRETDLLDPANSVRYVDAVVLTGGSAFGLAAADGVMTWLEENERGVALDGGLVPIVPAAVIFDLPVGGWGCRPDADFGYRAAAGAAAGTAMGNVGAGVGARAGVLKGGLGSASRTLDNGTTVGAIVAVNSAGNVFDPRTGLPWMAHLIEEFGLQRPTPEQIEEFAALDREGSALNTTIAVVATDAALSPAGCRRLATAAHDGLAHTIKPAHTPIDGDTVFALATGAIEVAPDPNTPASMSPETKLVADLGAAAADVLGQAVLAGVLAAESLAGVRSYRQLLSSAFGRAEGR; from the coding sequence ATGGCGGCGGGGTCGATCACCGACGTGGCGGGGATCCTCGTCGGCCATCACCAACGGATCGATCCGGACGTCACGTTGGGCTCCGGTTGGGCCTGCGGCACCACCGTGGTCCTCACCCCGCCGGGCACGGTCGGCGCGGTCGACGTGCGCGGCGGTGCGCCCGGTTCGCGCGAGACCGATCTGCTCGACCCGGCCAACAGCGTCCGCTACGTCGACGCCGTCGTCCTGACCGGCGGCAGCGCCTTCGGCCTGGCCGCGGCCGACGGCGTGATGACCTGGTTGGAGGAGAACGAGCGCGGCGTCGCGCTGGACGGCGGCCTGGTCCCGATCGTCCCGGCGGCGGTCATCTTCGACCTTCCGGTCGGCGGCTGGGGTTGCCGCCCCGACGCCGACTTCGGCTACCGGGCCGCCGCCGGCGCTGCCGCGGGCACCGCGATGGGCAACGTGGGCGCGGGCGTCGGCGCCCGCGCCGGCGTGCTCAAGGGCGGGCTGGGCAGCGCGTCGCGCACGCTCGACAATGGCACGACCGTGGGCGCGATCGTCGCGGTGAACAGCGCCGGCAACGTCTTCGACCCGCGCACCGGGCTGCCGTGGATGGCGCATCTGATCGAGGAGTTCGGGCTGCAGCGGCCGACGCCGGAGCAGATCGAGGAGTTCGCCGCGCTCGACCGCGAGGGCAGTGCGCTCAACACCACGATCGCCGTCGTCGCCACCGATGCGGCGCTCAGCCCGGCCGGCTGCCGGCGGCTGGCCACCGCCGCACACGACGGCCTGGCGCACACCATCAAGCCGGCGCACACCCCGATCGACGGTGACACCGTGTTCGCGCTGGCGACGGGGGCGATCGAGGTGGCCCCCGATCCCAATACTCCCGCGTCGATGTCGCCGGAGACCAAGCTGGTGGCCGACCTCGGCGCGGCCGCCGCCGACGTCCTGGGCCAGGCGGTGCTGGCCGGGGTGCTCGCCGCCGAATCGCTGGCCGGCGTGCGGTCATACCGGCAGCTGTTGTCCTCGGCGTTCGGCCGCGCCGAAGGTCGCTGA
- the murI gene encoding glutamate racemase, with translation MTDDAAKRTAPVGVFDSGVGGLTVARAIIDQLPDEDMIYVGDTGNGPYGPLPLAEIRSHALAIMDDLVDRGVKALVIACNTASSACLRDARERYDVPVVEVILPAVRRAVATTRNGRIGVIGTQATVTSRAYQDAFAAARDTEITAVACPRFVDFVERGVTSGRQVLGLAEGYLAPLQLADVDTLVLGCTHYPLLSGLIQLAMGDNVTLVSSAEETAKDLLRVLSEQDLLHPHTDGSTPTRLFEATGDPGAFTALAARFLGPVITGVTPVRRHVGTRP, from the coding sequence ATGACCGACGACGCGGCGAAACGCACGGCCCCGGTCGGTGTCTTCGACTCCGGCGTGGGCGGACTGACCGTGGCGCGGGCAATCATCGACCAGTTGCCCGACGAGGACATGATCTACGTCGGCGACACCGGCAACGGTCCGTACGGTCCGCTGCCCCTGGCCGAGATCCGCTCGCACGCCCTGGCGATCATGGACGATCTGGTGGATCGCGGCGTCAAGGCGTTGGTGATCGCGTGCAACACCGCGTCGTCGGCGTGCCTGCGGGACGCGCGGGAACGCTACGACGTCCCCGTCGTCGAGGTCATCCTGCCCGCGGTGCGGCGCGCGGTGGCCACCACCCGCAACGGCCGGATCGGGGTGATCGGGACACAGGCCACCGTGACCTCGCGGGCCTACCAGGACGCGTTCGCGGCGGCCCGCGACACCGAGATCACCGCCGTCGCCTGTCCGCGCTTCGTCGACTTCGTGGAACGGGGGGTGACCAGCGGGCGGCAGGTGCTCGGCCTGGCCGAGGGGTACCTGGCGCCGCTGCAACTCGCCGATGTCGACACCCTGGTTCTGGGCTGCACGCACTACCCCCTGCTGTCCGGGCTGATCCAGCTCGCCATGGGGGACAACGTCACGCTGGTCTCCAGCGCCGAGGAGACCGCCAAGGACCTGCTGCGCGTGCTGAGCGAACAGGACCTGTTGCACCCGCACACCGATGGTTCGACGCCCACGCGACTGTTCGAAGCGACCGGTGATCCGGGGGCGTTCACCGCCCTGGCGGCCCGTTTTCTGGGGCCGGTCATCACCGGGGTGACACCGGTTCGTCGACACGTGGGGACCCGGCCGTGA
- a CDS encoding MspA family porin: MVIHGRRLVAVLAGLLLVLSVPPANAEPEPAPEPVVDVAALPADPGEALADPAAAPVDPAAAPGPGEGAPPVDDAVIVSAPPATSEAPDGWTLTVGATDEILRPIPPLTTALSSRSYEVAGVFNGSVSGPDDGEEPRGVLEVGYHIGCGIDMSTSNGVTLTGSVGMTPSIGLLGIDSAGILADGIAPVLSTPISGGIAVGLKPGIIHIVPVTKKEYKGAEPWVSVNGFQIKIDGCMGESFIRSYAVLTRSTDMSDAIQAYYGTTKKV; this comes from the coding sequence ATCGTGATCCATGGTCGACGTTTGGTCGCGGTCCTGGCGGGTCTGCTCCTGGTGTTGTCGGTCCCGCCGGCCAATGCCGAGCCCGAGCCGGCACCCGAACCCGTCGTCGACGTCGCCGCCCTGCCCGCGGACCCGGGCGAGGCGCTCGCCGATCCGGCCGCGGCCCCGGTGGATCCGGCCGCGGCGCCCGGACCGGGCGAGGGCGCCCCGCCCGTCGACGACGCCGTGATCGTCTCCGCGCCGCCCGCCACCTCCGAGGCGCCCGACGGCTGGACGCTCACCGTCGGCGCCACCGACGAGATCCTGCGCCCGATCCCCCCGCTGACCACCGCCCTCTCGTCGCGCAGCTACGAGGTGGCCGGCGTCTTCAACGGGTCGGTGAGCGGTCCGGACGACGGCGAGGAGCCGCGCGGGGTGCTCGAGGTCGGCTACCACATCGGCTGCGGGATCGACATGAGCACGTCCAACGGGGTGACGCTCACCGGCAGCGTCGGGATGACCCCGTCGATCGGTCTGCTGGGCATCGATTCGGCGGGAATCCTGGCCGACGGCATCGCGCCGGTGCTGTCGACCCCCATCAGCGGCGGTATCGCCGTCGGCCTCAAGCCCGGGATCATCCACATCGTCCCGGTGACCAAGAAGGAGTACAAGGGCGCCGAGCCGTGGGTGTCGGTCAACGGTTTCCAGATCAAGATCGACGGCTGCATGGGTGAGTCGTTCATCCGCTCCTATGCGGTGCTGACCCGCTCGACCGACATGTCCGACGCCATCCAGGCCTACTACGGCACCACGAAGAAGGTGTGA
- a CDS encoding DUF2017 domain-containing protein yields MRKWKRIDTADGPRFRSALAPHEAALLRNLVTSIVGMLDDRQAAAPADELEQITGLRTGNSTPPEDATMARLLPDFFRPHNDHPAGSAAAESLNGALRSLHEPEIIDAKREAAQCILSTCPADGGRFELSEDQANSWIAAVNDVRLSLGAMLEIGPDGPDRLPADHPLSGHLDVYQWLTVLQEYLVLALMGQF; encoded by the coding sequence GTGCGTAAATGGAAGCGGATCGACACCGCTGACGGTCCTCGGTTCCGCTCCGCGTTGGCCCCGCACGAGGCGGCCCTGTTGCGCAATCTGGTGACCTCGATCGTCGGGATGCTCGACGACCGCCAAGCCGCGGCGCCCGCCGACGAACTCGAGCAGATCACCGGCCTGCGCACCGGTAACTCCACCCCGCCCGAGGACGCCACCATGGCGCGGCTGCTGCCGGACTTCTTCCGGCCGCACAACGACCATCCGGCGGGGTCGGCGGCCGCCGAAAGTCTCAACGGGGCGCTGCGCAGCCTGCACGAGCCGGAGATCATCGACGCCAAACGTGAAGCAGCGCAATGCATTCTGTCCACCTGCCCGGCCGACGGTGGCCGCTTCGAGTTGTCCGAGGACCAGGCCAACTCCTGGATCGCGGCGGTCAACGACGTCCGGCTGTCGCTGGGCGCCATGCTGGAAATCGGCCCCGACGGCCCCGATCGGCTGCCCGCGGACCATCCGTTGTCCGGGCACCTCGACGTCTACCAGTGGCTGACCGTGCTGCAGGAGTACCTGGTGTTGGCCTTGATGGGGCAGTTCTGA
- a CDS encoding neutral zinc metallopeptidase → MRSGGAGSSGSGGGASMPRLGLGFAVGAAALLLAACSTTVSGAPVSVFADPFKVAGMRAVDGPTGLREDVHRDGRAVSESDGGEIDELAGQSVADVEQFWEGAFPEAFDGRSFQPVDAVISWDAEDYAGVFCGSDTYGLVNAAFCPIDNTIGWDRAVLLPALRQVHGDMAITMVLAHEYGHSVQQQARLNRRGTSTLVAEQQADCFSGAYMRWVAEDNSDRFTLSTGDGLNNLLAGMISFRDPLLSEDDYVYSADMDEHGSAFERISAFQFGFTDGASACAAIDAKEIAQRRGELPVALQQGETGEWPVTEQSVRSFVGALNAKFTPAEPPRLAFAAEPAACPDARPSPPASYCPATNTITVDLAGLAQMGSSPAEFDPAAPLSGDNSAYSVLVSRYMMALQHAHGGVALDTAEAALRTACLTGVATTMLTQQVRTPEGDTIALTAGDLDEAVAGLLSNGLVASDVNGESVPAGFSRIDAFRTGVLGDQDRCLKRFP, encoded by the coding sequence CTGCGAAGCGGGGGCGCGGGCTCCTCGGGGTCGGGAGGTGGCGCCAGTATGCCGAGGCTGGGCCTGGGTTTCGCGGTCGGTGCCGCGGCGTTGCTGTTGGCGGCCTGTTCCACCACGGTCTCCGGGGCCCCGGTCTCGGTGTTCGCCGACCCGTTCAAGGTGGCCGGCATGCGCGCCGTGGACGGCCCGACCGGACTGCGCGAGGACGTGCACCGCGACGGGCGCGCGGTCTCCGAATCCGACGGCGGCGAAATCGATGAGCTGGCCGGGCAATCGGTCGCCGATGTCGAGCAGTTCTGGGAGGGCGCCTTCCCCGAGGCATTCGACGGCCGCAGCTTCCAACCCGTCGATGCGGTGATCTCCTGGGACGCCGAGGATTACGCGGGGGTCTTCTGCGGCAGCGACACCTACGGGTTGGTCAACGCGGCGTTCTGCCCCATCGACAACACCATCGGCTGGGATCGGGCCGTGTTGCTCCCCGCGCTGCGACAGGTGCACGGCGACATGGCGATCACCATGGTGCTGGCCCACGAGTACGGGCATTCGGTCCAACAGCAGGCCCGGTTGAACCGGCGCGGCACCTCGACGCTGGTCGCCGAGCAGCAGGCCGACTGCTTCTCCGGTGCCTACATGCGGTGGGTCGCCGAGGACAACTCCGACCGCTTCACCCTGAGCACCGGCGACGGACTGAACAACCTTCTCGCCGGGATGATCTCGTTTCGCGATCCCCTGCTGTCGGAGGACGACTACGTCTACAGCGCGGACATGGACGAGCACGGTTCGGCGTTCGAACGCATTTCGGCATTTCAGTTCGGCTTCACCGACGGCGCCTCGGCGTGCGCGGCCATCGACGCCAAGGAGATCGCCCAGCGGCGCGGTGAACTGCCGGTCGCGTTGCAGCAGGGCGAAACCGGTGAGTGGCCCGTGACCGAGCAGTCGGTGCGCTCGTTCGTCGGGGCGCTCAACGCCAAGTTCACGCCGGCGGAGCCACCGCGGCTGGCGTTTGCGGCCGAACCCGCGGCGTGCCCGGACGCGCGCCCGAGCCCGCCCGCGTCGTACTGCCCGGCCACCAACACCATCACCGTGGATCTGGCGGGGTTGGCCCAGATGGGCTCCAGCCCCGCCGAATTCGACCCGGCCGCACCGCTTTCCGGTGACAACTCGGCATACTCGGTACTGGTGTCGCGCTACATGATGGCGCTGCAGCACGCCCACGGCGGGGTGGCGCTGGACACCGCCGAGGCCGCATTGCGCACCGCGTGCCTGACCGGGGTAGCCACCACGATGCTCACCCAGCAGGTGAGAACCCCCGAGGGCGACACCATCGCGCTGACCGCCGGCGATCTGGACGAGGCGGTCGCCGGATTACTGAGCAACGGACTGGTCGCCAGCGATGTCAACGGCGAGTCCGTGCCCGCCGGGTTCTCCCGGATCGACGCCTTCCGCACCGGCGTCCTCGGCGACCAGGACCGCTGTCTGAAGCGCTTCCCCTGA
- a CDS encoding rhomboid family intramembrane serine protease, producing the protein MGMTAQPGAAPRKRPAWKVGGATILTFVALLYVIELIDQLIGHRLDANGIRPLETEGLWGIIFSPLLHANWGHLLANTVPALVLGFLMTLAGMNRFVWATAIIWILGGFGTWLIGNMGGCAGLPTVHVGASGLIFGWLAFLLIFGWFTRNVWEIVIGITVLVFYGGLLWGAVPVLDRCGGVSWQGHLCGAIAGVVAAYLLSGPERNARQQRKLDKSRPPFPTS; encoded by the coding sequence ATGGGCATGACCGCACAGCCGGGTGCCGCGCCGCGGAAACGACCGGCGTGGAAGGTCGGCGGCGCCACGATCCTCACCTTCGTGGCGTTGCTGTACGTCATCGAGTTGATCGACCAGTTGATCGGGCATCGGCTCGATGCCAACGGCATCCGTCCCCTGGAGACCGAGGGCCTGTGGGGCATCATCTTCTCGCCGCTGCTGCACGCCAACTGGGGGCATCTGCTGGCCAACACGGTGCCGGCCCTGGTGCTCGGGTTCCTGATGACGCTGGCCGGGATGAACCGCTTCGTCTGGGCCACCGCCATCATCTGGATCCTCGGCGGCTTCGGGACCTGGCTGATCGGCAACATGGGCGGCTGCGCGGGCCTGCCGACCGTCCACGTCGGGGCCTCGGGGCTGATCTTCGGCTGGCTCGCGTTCCTGTTGATCTTCGGCTGGTTCACCCGCAATGTCTGGGAGATCGTCATCGGCATCACGGTGCTGGTGTTCTACGGCGGTTTGCTGTGGGGCGCGGTGCCGGTACTGGACCGCTGCGGCGGGGTGTCCTGGCAGGGGCATCTGTGCGGCGCGATCGCCGGCGTGGTGGCCGCCTATCTGTTGTCCGGCCCGGAACGCAACGCCCGGCAGCAACGCAAGCTCGACAAGTCCCGTCCGCCGTTCCCGACGTCATGA
- the rph gene encoding ribonuclease PH, producing MSPREDGRADDELRPVTITRGFTSHPAGSVLVEFGQTRVMCTASVTQGVPRWRKGSGLGWLTAEYAMLPAATHSRSDRESVKGRVGGRTQEISRLVGRSLRACIDLRALGENTIAIDCDVLQADGGTRTAAITGAYVALADAVTYLGAAGQLSDPRPLSCAIAAVSVGVVDGRVRVDLPYEEDARAEVDMNVVATDTGTLVEIQGTGEGATFPRSTLDKMLDVAMVSCEQLFALQAAALEAPYPGELPEGPAPKKAFGS from the coding sequence GTGTCCCCTCGTGAAGACGGTCGCGCCGATGATGAGCTGCGACCGGTAACCATCACCCGCGGCTTCACCTCACATCCGGCCGGTTCGGTGTTGGTGGAGTTCGGTCAGACCCGCGTCATGTGCACCGCCTCGGTGACCCAGGGCGTCCCACGCTGGCGCAAGGGCTCCGGATTGGGCTGGCTGACCGCCGAATACGCGATGCTGCCGGCGGCCACGCACAGCCGGTCGGATCGGGAGTCGGTCAAGGGCCGCGTCGGCGGGCGCACGCAGGAGATCAGTCGCCTGGTCGGCCGCTCGCTGCGCGCCTGCATCGACCTTCGGGCGTTGGGGGAGAACACCATCGCCATCGACTGCGACGTGTTGCAGGCCGACGGCGGCACCCGCACCGCGGCGATCACCGGCGCCTATGTCGCCCTGGCGGACGCGGTGACCTACCTCGGGGCGGCCGGTCAGCTGTCCGATCCGCGCCCGCTATCGTGTGCGATCGCCGCGGTGAGCGTCGGGGTCGTCGACGGCCGGGTGCGCGTAGATCTGCCCTACGAGGAGGATGCGCGCGCGGAGGTGGACATGAACGTCGTCGCCACCGACACCGGCACCCTGGTCGAGATCCAGGGCACCGGCGAGGGCGCGACGTTCCCGCGGTCGACCCTGGACAAGATGCTCGACGTGGCGATGGTGTCCTGCGAGCAGTTGTTCGCCCTGCAGGCGGCGGCCTTGGAGGCGCCCTACCCGGGTGAATTACCCGAGGGACCCGCTCCGAAGAAGGCCTTCGGCAGTTAG
- a CDS encoding cyclic nucleotide-degrading phosphodiesterase produces the protein MTVRMTVLGCSGSVSGPDSPASGYLLAAPDTPPLVIDFGGGVLGALQRYADPGDVTVLLSHLHADHCLDLPGLFVWRRYHPNPPEGRGLMYGPRDTWSRLAAASSPEGGELDDFKDIFDIRHWTDGEPVRIGGLEVLPRSVSHPTESYGMRFTDPSGAVLVYSGDTGICDSVVELARDADVFLCEASWTHAPGERPPHVHLSGTEAGQIAAKANVGELLLTHIPPWTSREDVISEAKAEFDGPVRAVVCGESFDVRRAR, from the coding sequence GTGACTGTGCGAATGACCGTGCTCGGCTGCTCCGGTAGCGTCAGCGGCCCGGATTCGCCCGCCTCGGGTTACCTGTTGGCCGCGCCGGACACGCCGCCGCTGGTCATCGATTTCGGAGGCGGGGTTTTGGGGGCCCTGCAGCGCTACGCGGACCCGGGCGATGTCACGGTGCTGCTCAGTCACCTGCATGCCGACCACTGTCTGGATTTGCCGGGGCTCTTCGTGTGGCGGCGTTACCACCCGAATCCTCCGGAGGGCCGGGGGTTGATGTACGGACCTCGCGACACCTGGTCGCGGCTGGCCGCCGCGAGTTCGCCGGAGGGCGGCGAACTCGACGACTTCAAGGACATCTTCGACATCCGGCATTGGACCGACGGAGAACCGGTCCGCATCGGTGGCCTGGAGGTGCTCCCGCGGTCGGTGTCGCACCCCACCGAGTCCTATGGCATGCGGTTCACCGATCCCTCGGGTGCGGTGCTGGTGTACAGCGGCGACACCGGGATCTGCGACTCCGTGGTCGAGTTGGCCCGCGACGCCGACGTCTTTCTGTGCGAGGCGTCCTGGACGCACGCCCCCGGCGAGCGGCCGCCGCACGTGCACCTGTCGGGCACGGAGGCGGGCCAGATCGCGGCGAAGGCCAACGTCGGCGAGTTGTTGCTGACGCACATCCCGCCGTGGACGTCGCGGGAGGACGTGATCAGCGAGGCCAAGGCCGAATTCGACGGGCCGGTGCGGGCCGTGGTGTGCGGCGAGAGCTTCGACGTCCGCCGCGCCCGCTGA
- the clpS gene encoding ATP-dependent Clp protease adapter ClpS, protein MAASAPTKPGSVGQRQDESVEATQRPWVTIVWDDPVNLMNYVTYILQKLFGYSEPHATKLMLQVHHEGKAVVSSGTRESMEVDVAKLHAAGLWATMQQDR, encoded by the coding sequence ATGGCTGCGTCAGCACCGACCAAGCCAGGGTCGGTTGGACAACGGCAGGACGAGTCCGTCGAGGCGACCCAGCGTCCGTGGGTGACCATCGTGTGGGACGACCCGGTGAACCTGATGAACTACGTGACCTACATCCTGCAGAAGCTGTTCGGCTACTCCGAGCCGCACGCCACCAAGCTGATGTTGCAGGTGCATCACGAGGGCAAGGCGGTGGTGTCCTCCGGCACCCGCGAATCCATGGAAGTCGACGTCGCGAAGCTGCATGCGGCCGGCCTGTGGGCCACCATGCAGCAGGATCGCTGA
- a CDS encoding nicotinate phosphoribosyltransferase, whose product MTVALLTDKYELTMLSAALRDGTAQRRASFELFARRLPAGRRYGVVAGTGRFLDALAQFRFDDAALETVAEFCDPATLDYLRDFRFAGDIDGYAEGELYFPDSPVLSVHGTFAECVLLETLSLSIFNHDSAIASAAARMVSAAAGRRLIEMGSRRTHERAAVAAARAAYIAGFDGTSNLEAGRRYAVPALGTSAHAFTMLYTGPDGPDEPAAFRAQVAALGVGTTLLVDTYDVTAGVANAIAAAGTELGAVRIDSGDLGVLAGQVRRQLDELGATGTRIVVSGDLDEFAIAALRAEPVDSYGVGTSLVTGSGAPTANMVYKLVEVDGRPVTKRSSNKQSHGGAKQAARLAKPSGTITEEVVFPAGRPPADAEGARTLTVPLVRGGQRVAPDDIAAARALVADGLTSLPWEGLKLSHGDPAIPTRLVAP is encoded by the coding sequence GTGACGGTGGCCCTGCTTACCGACAAATACGAACTCACCATGCTGTCCGCCGCGCTGCGCGACGGCACCGCGCAGCGCCGTGCCAGTTTCGAATTGTTCGCCCGGCGGCTACCCGCCGGGCGCCGCTACGGCGTGGTCGCCGGCACCGGACGCTTTCTGGATGCCCTGGCGCAGTTCAGGTTTGACGACGCCGCACTTGAGACGGTCGCGGAGTTCTGTGACCCCGCCACGCTCGACTACCTGCGGGACTTCCGCTTCGCCGGCGACATCGACGGCTACGCCGAGGGCGAGCTGTACTTCCCGGACTCCCCCGTGCTCTCGGTGCACGGCACCTTCGCCGAGTGTGTGCTGTTGGAGACGCTGTCGCTGTCAATCTTCAACCACGACAGCGCGATCGCCTCGGCAGCGGCCCGGATGGTCAGCGCCGCGGCCGGGCGCCGCCTGATCGAGATGGGTTCGCGTCGCACGCACGAGCGGGCGGCCGTCGCTGCGGCGCGCGCAGCCTACATCGCCGGGTTCGACGGCACCTCCAACCTGGAGGCCGGCCGCCGCTACGCCGTGCCCGCGCTGGGCACCAGCGCGCACGCCTTCACCATGCTCTACACCGGTCCCGATGGCCCGGACGAGCCGGCCGCGTTCCGCGCCCAGGTGGCCGCGCTCGGGGTGGGCACCACTCTGCTGGTCGACACCTACGACGTCACGGCCGGGGTGGCGAACGCGATCGCGGCGGCCGGCACAGAGTTGGGCGCGGTGCGCATCGATTCCGGCGACCTGGGTGTGCTCGCCGGCCAGGTCCGCCGGCAACTCGACGAACTGGGCGCCACCGGCACCCGCATCGTGGTCTCCGGAGATCTCGACGAGTTCGCCATCGCGGCCCTGCGCGCCGAACCGGTCGACAGCTACGGCGTGGGCACCTCGTTGGTCACCGGATCCGGCGCCCCCACCGCCAACATGGTCTACAAGCTGGTCGAGGTCGACGGCCGCCCGGTCACGAAACGCAGCAGCAACAAGCAGTCCCACGGCGGCGCCAAGCAGGCCGCTCGGTTGGCCAAGCCGTCCGGCACCATCACCGAGGAAGTGGTGTTCCCCGCCGGGCGGCCCCCGGCCGATGCCGAAGGCGCGCGAACGCTGACGGTGCCGTTGGTGCGCGGCGGTCAGCGGGTCGCCCCCGACGACATCGCCGCGGCCCGCGCACTGGTCGCCGACGGCCTGACCAGCCTGCCGTGGGAGGGCCTCAAGCTGTCCCACGGCGACCCGGCCATTCCGACCCGGCTTGTCGCGCCGTGA